The DNA sequence ACTAGTCCTGGTGTATTGAACGGATCTGCGAACATCTTATAAATGGGGTAATTGAACGCACCAGGTTCCGTTTTATCCATCATGTAAACAATGAATGGTTCTGATTTTCGAGGAGTAATTTCCATCTCAGCCACTCCCGGGCCCATTCCCTTGATATTTCCTGAAAATGCATCCTTGAGAAGGTCTTGGCCCGCACCGTATAGCCCATATCTCTTGGCCACTGCTGTCCCGGACTTAAAAGCATTCCAGGCAAGTTCATGTATCTCTGGGTTGTCTATGCCTTTGTCATGAATCATGGTTATCTGTATATCGTCTCCAATACTTGAGACATGGAAGTCGCTGATCAATGATTTTCCGTTCTCCTTGACAAATGTCCTGACCTCGTCAACAACGGGCTGAAATACAACCGTGTGGCCGGGCAAACTACCTATATCTGCCTTTATATGCGATATTGTTACTTTCATAAATAGTATTTTAAAAGTAGGTATTTTAAATTTTCGCTAGAACATTTTTGTATACGTGTAATGACGAAGTAATTTATGTATTGGTTCGGCAATATGTGTATAATTTTCAAGCTAATTGTAATACTGGACCAGGTCGCACTTTTTCTGGTTGAATTACGGAAAATAAGCAAGAACGCTCCGATCTTTAGAGAGGAGAGGATGTCAGAAAAACAGCAAACCAGAAGAAAAACAAATTAAACGTTAAGTGTGGATAGCATCCTGCACGATCCACCTCGTAAATCTATCCGTCGTTACCTATAAACCTGTCTGAAATTGGTATATTGGGAAATAAAGTTAAGAGACGACCATTTAATTTCACATAACTGTGAAAACTGCAGGCAACAGTAAAATTTTCATAAAAAAACATTAGTATAATCATTTCGTATAGGGGGTGGAATGATCAGTGGACTTGAGATTGCAATTTTACTAATTTTTGCGTGGATAATCGTAGTGATATATCTCGGGCCGAGGATCTCAAAAACCAAACATTTCTCACTGTTTGGTCCAGCTATTATGATAAAGATCACCAAGAATCGCGGCGTTATTGAACGATTTACAAAAAAATTCCCTGGTAGGTCGTTCGGAAAAATTTCCGTTATTATTGTTTTTGTTAGTGCTATTTTAGCTGTCGTGATACTTGTTTACGGTGCAGTTCTTTCTTTTGCGATTAAACCATCGCATCCGGCAGGTCTTTCGTTACTCCTTGCCATACCCGGAGTCAATCCGGTGATACCGATCGGATTCGGGACTGTAACTTTGATACTTGCTGTTGTAATTCATGAATTCTTTCACGGTGTAGTTGCAAAGAAACAGGGCATAAAACTTTCATCAGTAGGGGTACTCTGGTTTGTCGTTCCGGTCGGTGCCTTCGTAGAGCCAGACGAACAGGAAATAACTAAATCCGACCCAGTTGTCAGGAGGCGAATAGTTGCCGCTGGTCCCGGCATTAACATTGTTTTGGCCGTTATATGCTTCCTTCTAGTCGCCTTACTGGTGGTCCCCGTTGCGTCTCCTACACATGACGGTTTATACGTCGAGGCTACAGTTTCAGGCTCCCAGGCATCGCATGTGATATCCAATGGTGAAGAGGTGGTATCGCTTGGCCATTACACTGGCAATGTTATCCAGAATCTTACTACTATCTCAAATTTGACACCAGGGCAATATTATCCTGCATCCGTTTATTATGGCGGGGCCATTCATTCTGTTAAAGTTATGGCAGGATTGACTATTTATTCAACCATAAGTGGCTTGCCGGCAGCGAATATTTCGATCCCTGTTGGCTCTGTTTTAGTTAAGAGTAATGGTTTAACAATTTACAACGCAACAGTGCTAACTACCCAATTAAATAAACTCCCTCCAGGTTCTAAAGATTATCTGGAAATGATGGTGCCGATGAACGGAGGAATGATAAAGAAGAATTTCACGCTTATAACTACATCTGAATATTATTATTATGCAAAATATGATCCATCTCAGAACAGCAATGCTTACAAGAATTATAGCTTCATAGGCATTACAAGCGTTTATTCTGGATTTGGGGGATATACGTTAGGTTACATGCAGTCAATGTTATCTGGTAGGCAGGTTTTCACATCACCTTGGTCTGGAATGTTAGAATACATAGCACTCCCGTTCTTATATCTCTCACCAATTCCCAGCTCTTTAGCTTCTATGTATTCTACGCCATTCTCTCCGCTCTTATTCTGGGGTATATTCGACATGCTGTACTGGTTATTCTGGTGGAATTTCCTCCTCGCGATAATGAACGCGCTTCCGGTTGTAGTTTTCGATGGTGGACAGTTTTTCAGAGATAGTATGCTGATCGTCGGCAGACACAAAGCACTCTCTTGGCTCAGCAAGGAAAACAACGTCAGATCCGTAATGATCGCGTCAAGTCTTTTTGTTCTGTTTTTGTTTGCAATAGAAATATACTTTTTGGTCGTTTGACATTAAATTACTTTATTTTGGCATAATACCTAAAAATTTTACATTTGATCACGTTCATCCTTGCAGTGAAATTTCTGTAAAACAAGGTAGTTTAGTGCAAAAAATTAGCTTAGATGAATCTAGAATGCTAATCCTTCATTTCCGAAAAATAGTTCATTCACGTTATTGTCTCTGAGTTTACGTCCGAAGATCTTTTCGCTTATCTTTTCAATGTTCCGGAATACATTTCTATTATCGACCCAATACATCACCTTCCTTATCCTGCAATTCAGTTGTCTACGGAAATTAACGGCTACAAAGGCAGAGAAACAATGAACGATCCTCAATTGGTATATCGGGTGTGCCGGTGGGACAAATGAGAATTGCTATATAGCCGGTGAATATCCCTAATTAGAATTCATATGGCATTCCCTGAAGCAGTTGAAAGAAGACTGAACAAAAAGATTTGCATGAGATGTAACGCTAGAAATTCACCAAATGCTACGAAATGCAGAAAATGTGGATACACTGGCCTTAGAATGAAAGCGAAGGAGAGAAGAGGTGGTCAGTAGACGGATTCTAGCTTTCATCCGTCTGCTGCAATAGTACGGATGGAAGGAACAAATTGTGAATACGAGGCTTATCAATCGTTCAAGCGAATTGGGTTCCTTCCTAGGTATGTTCATGTCAATGAATTAAAGAGAGACAAACTATCTCTTGAAGATTTTTCGGTGTTGTTTATTCCTGGCGGTTTTTCTGCTGGAGATTATATTAGGGCTGGGGTGATTTTTGCCCAACGCCTTGCCAGTTCCTCTTTGCCGGATCTCATAAAATTTTCTGAAGCAGGGAAACCGATAATAGGGGTATGCAATGGTTTCCAGGTTTTATGTGAACTCGGTTTCCTACCCGGGTATGACTTCACGAGGCGCTTTGCCCTTTCACTCAATGATTCCAACAGGTACGAATGCCGTTACACTTATGTAAAAATGCATTCTAAGAATAGACTTCTTGCCGCAATTGATCTTGGGGAAAACTATCTTGTCCCGGTGGCACATTCGGAAGGCAAGATCGTTGTTGACCACCAGCATAAGATACTTGAACGAATGGAGGAAGAGAGCCAGATAGTCATGAAATATACTGATCCTTCCGGGAACGAAGCAGATTATCCTTGGAATCCCAACGGCTCTGAAGGAAATATAGCAGCCTTGTCCAATCCCTCTGGGAATGTTCTTGGCCTCATGCCTCATCCAGAGCGTCTTTATGATCTCCCGCTGAATTCCGATAGCAAACTAATTAAAAACCCTGTTCTTGGAAAGCTATTTTTCGAATCGCTCAGGAAATATGTGGTCTCAAAGTCATTTTGATGCCGAAGTTATTGTCCTGAAGAACTCTCTGACATCCTCTTTGAATTCTTCCAGGCTTCGGTCGTTTACTATCATGTAATCTGACAATGAAATAGTACGTCCGATACCCCAGCCCAACTCTCTATTATCGCGTTCATAGAATTCGGGTTCAGTCCTGACATCGTCCTGTCGCGCCCTTTTAATTATTCTCATAAAGCGTTCCTGTCTGTTCGTGTAAATTGCAACTACCTTGACATTGTCAAACTTATCCCGGAAGAATGCTAGTTCCTCATCGTTCCTCAGTCCATCGACCACTGTTTTATCAGGATCTTTAATTGATTCGGCGGTCCTTCTCGCCCATATATCCATGCCTTTAGCCTTCCTTTCTGAAGTCGCAAATTTACCAATCTCCGAATCGATTAACGGTATATTATTCAATGCGGCATGTTTTTTAACGGTATCTCCCATGTGAACATCAACGAACCCAAATTCCTTGGCAACTTTCACGAATTCGTCTTTTCCAGCACCCGGCATTCCAGTTACAATAAGCATGGTGATCAGGAGAAAAGGAAACCCATTCCTTCCTGGGCATTATCATTCTCTCTGTCTATCTGGGTCAGGATATCCTCTTCCTGTTTTCCGGAAAGTAAGACAACTTTTCCACCCCACTGCTCTTTTATTTTAGAAAATGCTTCCTCGGAACCGGAAAAAACAATAAGGACCTCATCAGTTTTCAGCTTATAGCCCACACCTTCCCTCTCGTAAATAGATTGTCTTCCCACCAAATCATCAGAGAGCATCTCATTAATTATCGATCTATCCTTTTTGTTTACAACAAAAACTTTACGCATACCACACCATAATACTAACGATATTAAAAATACGATCGTGAGCCAAAATCATGTAGCTCTTTAACAATAATATAAATCTGTCCTTTACAAATTACTGTTGGGAGAGTACGAGCACTATTGACCAGATCATGAGTATGTCGCAAAAAAACTGCGCAAAACGTTTTTAATGATTTTTGAATACCCCCCCGGTCTTAATATGGATCTAAGTTTAACAATAGGAGGCCCGCAAGGCGGAGGTATCGATACCTCTTCTAATATGATCAACCGGGCATTTGCTGAAGCCGGATACAACGTTTTTGCAGTAAGAGAATATCACTCAAACATAAAAGGGAGACACAGTTACAACCACATAAGGGTGAAAGAAGAACGCCCCAGGTCTCTCAGGTACCCAGTTGACATACTTGTAGCTTTAGATGCCGATACCCTGTATGAGCACATGGACGATGTAGTTGCTGGATCAAAAGTTATATACGACAAGAGTTTTGAATCTGGAGATCTATCTCAGGCAAGACTCATAATGAGGGACACGGCAAAGAGCATTAAGGGAAGACTCCAGAGTGAGAATCTGCCACTTAATGTGATTGGTGCAATACAGCATATGAAGAATAATGGGGCAATAACAATCGCTGTCCCCTTCGATGCCGTGGTCAATAGCGCTATAAGCGGTGGTACTCCAACACGATATTTTAACACTCTTGGTTCAGCTATAACACTTTCTATAGCAGGACTTCCTGTTAATTTTACCAGTGAAGCAATAAAACAGGTTTTTGCCAGTAAGCCAAAGGTCGTTGAAGACAATGTGAAAGTTGTTGAAGCCGCCTATAAATACTGTGAGGAGAACAAGCTTAGTGGCACTACCCTTAAATCATTCCCGAAGAAGCAGAGATTACTGCTAACGGGAAACGATGCCGCTGCTATAGGCAAAGTGATGGGGGGGCTTAGGTTCCAGACATACTATCCTATAACACCAGCCAGCGACGAAAGCACCGTTCTAGAAGAACACGAGACACTATCGTTAATTGAGAACGAAAAGAACAGTCTGGAGAAAGCCGGGGTCGTCGTGATACAAACTGAAGATGAGATTTCTGCAATAACCATGGCCATGGGTGCGGCTTTGACCGGAACGCGTTCCGCTACGGCCACAAGTGGTCCAGGTTTTTCACTTATGGCCGAGGGAATATCTTTCGCAGGTATGGATGAAGTTCCTGTAGTCATAACCCTTTACCAGAGGGGAGGACCAAGTACGGGTCTTCCGACGAGAAACGGTCAATCGGATCTGTTATTTGCGTTGAACACTGGTCACGGCGAATTTCCAAGAATAGTACTTTCTTCTGGGGACATCGAGGAGTGCGCATATGACGCAATGAAAGCTCTAAATTATGCACAGAGGTATCAACTTCCGGTCATACACCTTATAGACAAGAATCTTGCCACTACGTCCGATTTGATTCCGGAGATTGACAAATCTAGAGTTAAAATAATTCCGGCTCTTTCTGTGTCTGAAAAAGAAGATTTTCTTAGATACAATCTAAACACGGAGAACGGTATCTCTAAAGTCGGTTATTTCGGTAAGAATATATTCTGGATGACTGGAGACGAGCACGATGAGCTTGGCCATGTAACTGAAGACCCTGAGGTCAGGGACAGGCAGATGCGAAAGAGATTCCAGAAACTTGAGACAGCCGCACACGAGATCCCGCTTGAAGACAGGGTGCAGGTGTTTGGTGAGAAAGATGCAGACCTAACCTTTGTCACTTGGGGTAGCCAGAAGGGTCCGATCCTTGATGTTATCGATGATCTCAAGAAGGAAGGGATAAAGGCAAATATGCTATACCTGAAGATGTTTGAGCCTTTTCCGTCCGAATTCGTAAAGAGCTTCCTTTCAAGAGCAAAACTTGTAGTTGATGTTGAAAGTAACCTCCTTGCACAGGCTTCCAGGGTGATAAGACTCGAGACAGGCATAGAGATAGAGAATGCTATCCTGAAGTATTCCGGGAGACACATGACGGAGGACGAGATCCTTTCGGTTGCGAAAAAGATAATTAATAAAAAGGAGAAATTTGTTGTGGAGGTGCTTAAAAATGGCGCATAATTTTAAAAGCGATGTTGTAGTTGACTGGTGCCCTGGATGCGGGGATTTTGGTATACTCACGTCTATAACCCAGGCACTCACAGAGATGAATCTTGGCGGTGAAGATGTAGTAGCGGTTTCGGGCATCGGATGTTCCGGAAAAACACCCCATTATTTGAACATAGCTGGGGTTCATACCCTTCACGGAAGGGCAATTCCTTTTGCCACAGGTGTAAAACTTGCCAACCCGAATCTTAAGGTTATACTGCCGAGTGGAGACGGGGATCTTTTAAGCATAGGGGCAGGGCATTTTGTCGCTGAGGGAAGAAGGAACACGGGCCTGACTATAGTCCTTTTCGATAATGCTGTTTACGGTCTCACGAAAGGCCAGGCGGCACCGACGATGGCGCTGGGGGAGAAGACAAAAAGTCTTGCAAGGGAAAATATATTCGGTAAGGTCAATCCAATAGCTTTGGCATTATCCTCGGGTTATTCATTCGTCGCCAGAGGATTTTCCTTTGACATGAAACAATTGAAGGGACTGATCAAGATGGCACTGAATCATAAGGGATCTGCAGTTATAGACGTCCTTCAACCATGCCCGACCTACAACGACGTAAACACAATGGACTGGTACAGGGAAAGAGTTTACAGGCTGGAAGATGAGCCATCGTGGGATCCTGTTGTAACCAAGGACAACGCAGATTCTGCAGCCATGAAATTCCAGCAGGCTTATCAGAAGGCACTTGAATGGGGAGAAAAAATCCCGACTGGTCTATTCTACCAAAACAAAACGATTCCGAGCTTTACTGAAAGACTCAGTCAATTCGTTCCGAACTATCTAACCAATCCGCCAGCAACTCAGGTGGTATTCAACAAGGATCATTATACGGTTGTAGACCCAGAAAAGACATTTAGTGATAAGATCATCGACTGATCTTAGGCAAAAGCTAAGTAAATAAACAAAATTCCGAAAATCACGAGTGAAGCGACGCTGAATATCTTCACTCCAAACTCAACCTTTTTTCCATATTTTATTGATGTTTTATTAACAAATAATGATAGGAATGATATCCATATCACTATACCAATGAAGAGGAATGCTATTGGAATTATGCCGAATTTTCCGTAAACGCTAAGGCCAGCAGTTAGCCACCACCCAATTTGCAAAGGGTTTATGAGACCAATTGTAAGGCCAATTATGTATCCGTTCCCACCTCTGCCTTTGTCGCTATCTGCGTTCACATTAGATCTCGAAGTCACAAAAGCAAGGTAAAGGAAAAAAAATGCTCCCGCAATGTATATGTACCTGCTGAATCTCAATATGCCTATCCCTGTTCCGAGGAATAATATAATTACCATAAGAGTAAAATCTGCAGTCATTGCACCTAAGCCTACAACAAAGCTCTTTGGCGCAGATCTTATGGCTCTCTGAATCATGATTGCCGTAACTGGGCCAGGTGGCCCTGCAAGCGAGACCCCTAATAAAAGACCCATAAGCGCGAGGATAATCTGATTCATAAGTTAATGGTTAAATCTTTATGGTATAAATTTACTTCCCATTTATTGTAGGTGGGTAAATATTCAGGCTAATGTGCACAATCGTTCCTTTGTACGCAGAATCATGGGCCCAAAGATATCTACATTAAGCATGCTTTATATCTTCATAATCGTGATGAAATATTCTGAAACTCAACACTGCTATAAAAAATGTAGGAATTTATGTAAGTACGCGAGGTTTTCAAACAGATTAGGCAGTTGTTGCAATCAGATTATTTCGGAGAAAAAAGGAAGGGAAACAGACATAGAGTTCTTCGCCGGTATATTGTCCTTTACCAGTTGAGTAGAAAGAGAAATTTTGCAGGAATAGATGACGTGTAATTAGTTCAAAATGCGAGTTTATGGGCAATATTTATAAATCATTGGCAGTTTTAGCGCCATGGTTTCACCCGATTTTAAAAGAAAAGAAGAACTGTTGCGATTTCTTAAGTGTTCGGAGGACGACATTTCAAAATTGTTTAGGAAGGCAGAAAGCATAATATCGTACGTAGATTCACAAATAGGGGGCAAGGATTACTGGCAGGTCTCATATTCAGAACTTTCCTGGCTTTATTCACTTGTTTGCCTAATGAGTGCAAAAAAGGTTGCAGAAACAGGCGTCGGCCCTGGTAGTACGTCATTTGCAATACTTTCTGTGCTGAAACTGGATAATGGAAAGTTATACAGTTTCGATAAGGGTGAAAGATACGGTGAAGCAGAACCTAAGCCCGTTGGTTTCCTTGTGCCAGAAAAACTCCGGAAAAATTGGTCCCTTGTTCTCGGTGATTCGAAGAACACTCTGAAGAACGTTCTTGAAAAAAACGCTCCGTTTGATATCTTCTTCCATGATTCTGAACACACCTATGAGCACGTAACTTTTGAGCTTGAAACAGCTTTACCTTACCTAAACAAAAGGTTCGCAATAGTGATTGATAACTATGACTGGACTGAGGCACCAAAGGATTTTTCTAAGAAACATAATTTCCTGTTGTTGCCTATGGTGGATGATATGTGCTTTCTCTTGCCTAGGATCTGAGTAACAAGTTTCAAAAACCAGCTCTCCGTGGATCAGCTATCATCATCGGATTGATCCATTTTATTGATGAACTCATCAAATCCTTCCTTTGTGAGCTTCTCTTCGCCAGATATGTTATCAAATCTCGCCTGACGTGTAACGTTCTTTCCTTTAAACAGAGAAAGGTTATCGTCTTCAAGAACGTATTTTTTGAAAACTGCTGGGTCCCCATTGATCCTGACAAATCGAGTGCGTCCGTACCTTCCAAGACTCTTCGTTGTTGTTATCACAAGACCCAGTTCCTCAAGTTCTGAGAGAATATCACTTGCACGTCTTGAGGTGAGAGCCTGAAATCCGAGTTCATTACATATGGCACGATAATTATCCATAATTTCCCCAGTTATGAGAAGTTTATCGCTCAGTTCCTGTGTCACAATCGTGCTTAACAGAATTATCTTGTTATGGAGAGGAAGTGTAAGGATTGTCTCCTTTACCACATCCATTTCAAACTTATCTCGGGCAGCATAGACTTCTTTTTCTGTTACCTTTTCACAGCTGTTCCTTTCGGCAATTTCTATGGCTATTCGCATGAGGTTGATAACCTTCCTGGCATCTCCATGTTCCTGTGCCCCTATGGCCGCGCAAAGGCTTATCGCCCCCTCATCCACGAGTCCCTCGTTTGTTACGCCATTTAGCCTGAATTTCAATATGTCTTTTAACTGTGTTGCGTTATATGGAGGAAAAATAAGGCT is a window from the Thermoplasmatales archaeon genome containing:
- a CDS encoding LysE family translocator is translated as MNQIILALMGLLLGVSLAGPPGPVTAIMIQRAIRSAPKSFVVGLGAMTADFTLMVIILFLGTGIGILRFSRYIYIAGAFFFLYLAFVTSRSNVNADSDKGRGGNGYIIGLTIGLINPLQIGWWLTAGLSVYGKFGIIPIAFLFIGIVIWISFLSLFVNKTSIKYGKKVEFGVKIFSVASLVIFGILFIYLAFA
- a CDS encoding 2-oxoacid:ferredoxin oxidoreductase subunit beta: MAHNFKSDVVVDWCPGCGDFGILTSITQALTEMNLGGEDVVAVSGIGCSGKTPHYLNIAGVHTLHGRAIPFATGVKLANPNLKVILPSGDGDLLSIGAGHFVAEGRRNTGLTIVLFDNAVYGLTKGQAAPTMALGEKTKSLARENIFGKVNPIALALSSGYSFVARGFSFDMKQLKGLIKMALNHKGSAVIDVLQPCPTYNDVNTMDWYRERVYRLEDEPSWDPVVTKDNADSAAMKFQQAYQKALEWGEKIPTGLFYQNKTIPSFTERLSQFVPNYLTNPPATQVVFNKDHYTVVDPEKTFSDKIID
- the fliE gene encoding flagellar hook-basal body complex protein FliE — protein: MLIVTGMPGAGKDEFVKVAKEFGFVDVHMGDTVKKHAALNNIPLIDSEIGKFATSERKAKGMDIWARRTAESIKDPDKTVVDGLRNDEELAFFRDKFDNVKVVAIYTNRQERFMRIIKRARQDDVRTEPEFYERDNRELGWGIGRTISLSDYMIVNDRSLEEFKEDVREFFRTITSASK
- a CDS encoding 2-oxoacid:acceptor oxidoreductase subunit alpha, with translation MDLSLTIGGPQGGGIDTSSNMINRAFAEAGYNVFAVREYHSNIKGRHSYNHIRVKEERPRSLRYPVDILVALDADTLYEHMDDVVAGSKVIYDKSFESGDLSQARLIMRDTAKSIKGRLQSENLPLNVIGAIQHMKNNGAITIAVPFDAVVNSAISGGTPTRYFNTLGSAITLSIAGLPVNFTSEAIKQVFASKPKVVEDNVKVVEAAYKYCEENKLSGTTLKSFPKKQRLLLTGNDAAAIGKVMGGLRFQTYYPITPASDESTVLEEHETLSLIENEKNSLEKAGVVVIQTEDEISAITMAMGAALTGTRSATATSGPGFSLMAEGISFAGMDEVPVVITLYQRGGPSTGLPTRNGQSDLLFALNTGHGEFPRIVLSSGDIEECAYDAMKALNYAQRYQLPVIHLIDKNLATTSDLIPEIDKSRVKIIPALSVSEKEDFLRYNLNTENGISKVGYFGKNIFWMTGDEHDELGHVTEDPEVRDRQMRKRFQKLETAAHEIPLEDRVQVFGEKDADLTFVTWGSQKGPILDVIDDLKKEGIKANMLYLKMFEPFPSEFVKSFLSRAKLVVDVESNLLAQASRVIRLETGIEIENAILKYSGRHMTEDEILSVAKKIINKKEKFVVEVLKNGA
- a CDS encoding ORC1-type DNA replication protein, yielding MNPFSKYINSENKVSAHLELLNESFIPDSFPHREEEIQHLVDILSSVVRNTRPSNILIYGKTGTGKTSTTRHVINLLKEATKDRVTTCYLNCQVNDTPYSVLTTLVNGLSDADEKIPLLGWTTDRIYSELISRINGLSGFVIIILDEIDKLVEKSGGDSLYVVLKILEEPTLSKVSIIGITNDTNIMSQMEPRIKSRMNQESLIFPPYNATQLKDILKFRLNGVTNEGLVDEGAISLCAAIGAQEHGDARKVINLMRIAIEIAERNSCEKVTEKEVYAARDKFEMDVVKETILTLPLHNKIILLSTIVTQELSDKLLITGEIMDNYRAICNELGFQALTSRRASDILSELEELGLVITTTKSLGRYGRTRFVRINGDPAVFKKYVLEDDNLSLFKGKNVTRQARFDNISGEEKLTKEGFDEFINKMDQSDDDS
- a CDS encoding 50S ribosomal protein L40e: MAFPEAVERRLNKKICMRCNARNSPNATKCRKCGYTGLRMKAKERRGGQ
- a CDS encoding site-2 protease family protein, with the translated sequence MISGLEIAILLIFAWIIVVIYLGPRISKTKHFSLFGPAIMIKITKNRGVIERFTKKFPGRSFGKISVIIVFVSAILAVVILVYGAVLSFAIKPSHPAGLSLLLAIPGVNPVIPIGFGTVTLILAVVIHEFFHGVVAKKQGIKLSSVGVLWFVVPVGAFVEPDEQEITKSDPVVRRRIVAAGPGINIVLAVICFLLVALLVVPVASPTHDGLYVEATVSGSQASHVISNGEEVVSLGHYTGNVIQNLTTISNLTPGQYYPASVYYGGAIHSVKVMAGLTIYSTISGLPAANISIPVGSVLVKSNGLTIYNATVLTTQLNKLPPGSKDYLEMMVPMNGGMIKKNFTLITTSEYYYYAKYDPSQNSNAYKNYSFIGITSVYSGFGGYTLGYMQSMLSGRQVFTSPWSGMLEYIALPFLYLSPIPSSLASMYSTPFSPLLFWGIFDMLYWLFWWNFLLAIMNALPVVVFDGGQFFRDSMLIVGRHKALSWLSKENNVRSVMIASSLFVLFLFAIEIYFLVV
- a CDS encoding class I SAM-dependent methyltransferase, with protein sequence MVSPDFKRKEELLRFLKCSEDDISKLFRKAESIISYVDSQIGGKDYWQVSYSELSWLYSLVCLMSAKKVAETGVGPGSTSFAILSVLKLDNGKLYSFDKGERYGEAEPKPVGFLVPEKLRKNWSLVLGDSKNTLKNVLEKNAPFDIFFHDSEHTYEHVTFELETALPYLNKRFAIVIDNYDWTEAPKDFSKKHNFLLLPMVDDMCFLLPRI
- the purQ gene encoding phosphoribosylformylglycinamidine synthase subunit PurQ, with protein sequence MEGTNCEYEAYQSFKRIGFLPRYVHVNELKRDKLSLEDFSVLFIPGGFSAGDYIRAGVIFAQRLASSSLPDLIKFSEAGKPIIGVCNGFQVLCELGFLPGYDFTRRFALSLNDSNRYECRYTYVKMHSKNRLLAAIDLGENYLVPVAHSEGKIVVDHQHKILERMEEESQIVMKYTDPSGNEADYPWNPNGSEGNIAALSNPSGNVLGLMPHPERLYDLPLNSDSKLIKNPVLGKLFFESLRKYVVSKSF